A single genomic interval of Aneurinibacillus migulanus harbors:
- a CDS encoding glycerophosphodiester phosphodiesterase codes for MNICMAHRGWSGRAPENTMAAVRLALTHPGIQAMEIDVQLSKDGVPVLMHDFELGRTVKGSGMVKDYTLEELKQFDAGSWFDEAFAGEKIPSLEEVLKEVRGKLLLNIELKTAGDMYPGLEEKVADLIQRYGMEDEAYITSFDHDAVARVHELAPTLKKGLIFGGKSRLLREQLTAMGATILSIPYPYLTPDFVHEMIEEGYTVIAWTVDNPEHIRNLISFHPELQICTNHPDRMLALTNKA; via the coding sequence ATGAATATTTGTATGGCTCACCGGGGATGGTCCGGAAGGGCGCCGGAGAACACGATGGCGGCTGTGCGCTTGGCACTTACGCATCCTGGAATTCAAGCAATGGAAATTGATGTACAATTATCAAAAGACGGTGTACCGGTATTAATGCACGATTTTGAGCTTGGTAGAACGGTTAAAGGCAGCGGTATGGTAAAAGATTATACGCTGGAAGAGCTCAAGCAATTTGATGCAGGTTCATGGTTTGACGAAGCATTTGCGGGAGAGAAGATACCGTCGCTTGAAGAAGTACTGAAGGAGGTGCGCGGCAAGCTTCTCCTAAATATCGAGCTGAAAACCGCAGGTGACATGTATCCTGGGCTGGAAGAAAAGGTGGCAGATCTGATACAGCGGTATGGGATGGAGGATGAGGCGTACATCACATCGTTTGACCATGATGCGGTGGCACGCGTACATGAACTGGCGCCCACACTGAAAAAAGGGTTGATTTTTGGAGGAAAGTCCAGGCTGCTGCGTGAGCAACTTACAGCAATGGGTGCAACGATTCTCTCTATCCCGTATCCGTATCTGACTCCCGACTTCGTACATGAGATGATTGAAGAAGGTTATACGGTTATTGCCTGGACGGTAGATAATCCGGAGCATATCCGAAATTTGATAAGTTTCCATCCGGAACTGCAGATTTGCACAAACCATCCAGATCGTATGCTGGCATTGACAAACAAAGCGTAA
- a CDS encoding MarR family winged helix-turn-helix transcriptional regulator has product MQNPSKQIRLLIRQIHQSFLEVLTSELAAFNITGPQLLVLRCLKREPQRMSDISKQLGLSNSTVSGIVDRLEENGYVRRVRDEKDRRVVWVNFDRKFEEVCKEVPILQDNYFDGLLSGMTEEEVYAIVRSLELLAGHLKEKLDEKKK; this is encoded by the coding sequence ATGCAGAACCCATCCAAGCAAATTCGACTTCTTATACGACAGATTCATCAGTCGTTCTTGGAAGTACTGACCAGCGAGCTTGCCGCCTTTAACATTACAGGTCCGCAGTTGCTCGTGCTTCGCTGTCTCAAGCGTGAGCCTCAGCGTATGTCCGACATTAGCAAACAGCTGGGACTATCGAATAGCACAGTGTCAGGTATTGTAGATCGACTTGAAGAAAACGGATATGTACGACGTGTACGTGATGAGAAAGACCGTCGTGTCGTCTGGGTCAATTTCGATAGGAAGTTCGAAGAAGTTTGCAAGGAGGTTCCTATTCTGCAAGACAACTATTTCGACGGACTACTCTCCGGAATGACAGAAGAGGAGGTATATGCGATTGTCCGCTCGCTGGAATTGCTGGCTGGACATTTAAAAGAAAAATTAGATGAAAAAAAGAAATAA
- a CDS encoding HlyD family secretion protein, whose product MNRKSLLWILLSAMIISGGGIGYYYWYQGAHYVKSEDARIQGDQYRIMPQIAGEITQIHVEEGDVLRKNDAVAEQDPANMDPSMVSRSILRAPIDGMIMKIYMKQHEIGSPSQAVAMMMDTNHLYVSANIEETDIAKIHPGQVVDITLDTMNGKAITGKIRKIGTASNAVFSLIPATNTSGNFNKVTQRIPVEISINKPDDVELIPGTNVEVKIHIA is encoded by the coding sequence ATGAATCGAAAGAGCTTACTATGGATTCTTCTTTCGGCAATGATTATTAGCGGAGGAGGCATCGGTTATTACTATTGGTATCAAGGCGCACATTACGTTAAAAGCGAAGACGCGCGCATTCAGGGTGACCAATATCGAATTATGCCGCAAATTGCCGGGGAAATAACACAGATCCATGTCGAAGAAGGGGATGTTTTGCGTAAAAACGATGCAGTTGCAGAACAAGATCCGGCCAATATGGACCCGAGTATGGTTAGCCGTTCCATACTGCGTGCTCCAATTGATGGCATGATTATGAAAATTTATATGAAACAACACGAAATAGGCTCCCCAAGCCAGGCGGTAGCGATGATGATGGATACGAACCATCTGTATGTATCCGCTAATATTGAAGAAACTGATATTGCTAAGATCCATCCTGGTCAGGTAGTGGATATCACTTTGGATACGATGAATGGAAAAGCAATTACCGGGAAAATACGGAAGATAGGTACAGCTTCCAATGCTGTATTTTCTCTTATCCCGGCAACGAATACCAGCGGGAACTTCAATAAAGTCACACAACGTATCCCAGTTGAAATCAGCATCAACAAACCGGATGATGTGGAATTGATTCCCGGCACAAACGTCGAAGTCAAAATCCATATTGCCTAG
- a CDS encoding DHA2 family efflux MFS transporter permease subunit, translating to MAVSATTASTSPPAESSGYRWLALIAVIVGAFVAILNNSLINVALPKLTNVFGSTTDRIQWVLTGYMLASGVIIPISGYMGDRLGYKKFFIISLGVFTLGTLFCALAWSDTSLIIARIIAGLGGGVIMPISMSIIYKIMPREQIGTALGLWGVSAMVAPAVGPTLSGYLIELFNWRFLFIINIPVAVLAIVLVSVLLKETETVKGKAFDTWGFLLAATSAGTLLYALSNGQSKGWTSFEIVALFFVSFWSLVFLLWVETGKKDPIIDLSLFKNFTYTLSIIAASLVTIGLFGGVFLTPIFLQNIQGVSPIDTGIILIPQAIAMAIMMPIAGRLFDKVGVIPLGLIGLILMSIMTYELHRLTVDTPFAWLETVLAIRGIGIGLCMMPLSTAGMNAVAPQQVGNASSLSNLIRQVASSMGIAVLTALMQQRTTLHAQHIAESVSETSVQYFQSILGTSTMSSLGGIIQREAMAWGIADTFLISSLPLFITIPLVLLFKKRKKAPEVQAS from the coding sequence ATGGCCGTGAGTGCAACAACAGCTTCCACCTCTCCCCCGGCTGAGTCATCGGGGTATCGCTGGCTTGCATTGATTGCCGTCATTGTCGGAGCGTTTGTTGCTATCTTGAATAATAGTTTAATTAATGTAGCGCTGCCGAAATTAACTAACGTATTCGGTTCTACTACGGATCGGATTCAGTGGGTATTGACCGGTTATATGCTAGCTTCCGGCGTGATTATCCCGATTAGCGGATATATGGGAGATCGGCTTGGATACAAAAAGTTTTTCATTATCTCGCTTGGTGTGTTTACTTTAGGCACATTGTTCTGTGCTCTGGCCTGGAGCGATACATCGCTTATTATCGCCCGTATTATCGCCGGGCTAGGCGGCGGTGTTATCATGCCGATTAGCATGTCGATTATTTATAAGATTATGCCTCGCGAACAAATCGGCACGGCCTTAGGCTTATGGGGTGTCTCTGCGATGGTAGCGCCCGCTGTTGGTCCAACGCTAAGCGGTTATTTAATCGAACTATTTAACTGGCGATTTTTGTTCATTATCAATATTCCCGTAGCGGTGTTGGCCATTGTGCTTGTTTCTGTACTGCTTAAGGAGACGGAGACAGTCAAAGGAAAAGCATTTGATACATGGGGATTTCTGCTGGCCGCTACCTCGGCTGGTACATTACTTTACGCGTTGAGTAATGGTCAGTCGAAAGGCTGGACGTCATTTGAAATTGTAGCTTTATTCTTTGTTTCATTCTGGTCACTTGTCTTTCTTCTATGGGTAGAGACAGGCAAGAAAGATCCGATTATCGATTTGAGCTTATTTAAGAACTTTACTTATACGCTAAGCATTATTGCAGCAAGCCTTGTAACAATCGGTCTTTTTGGCGGCGTATTCTTAACACCTATTTTTCTTCAGAATATCCAGGGAGTCTCACCTATCGATACAGGGATTATATTAATTCCACAGGCGATTGCAATGGCTATCATGATGCCGATTGCCGGACGTTTATTCGATAAGGTGGGCGTCATTCCATTGGGGCTAATTGGTCTAATCCTTATGAGCATTATGACATATGAACTTCATCGGTTGACGGTCGATACGCCGTTTGCATGGCTGGAAACCGTACTGGCGATACGCGGAATCGGTATTGGGCTCTGTATGATGCCATTATCTACCGCGGGGATGAATGCCGTAGCGCCCCAGCAAGTCGGAAATGCATCATCGCTGTCCAATCTTATTAGACAGGTGGCATCTTCAATGGGGATTGCTGTACTGACCGCGCTTATGCAGCAGAGAACAACATTACATGCGCAGCATATTGCCGAATCGGTAAGCGAGACAAGTGTCCAGTATTTCCAAAGTATACTCGGGACGAGTACAATGTCCTCGCTTGGCGGTATTATTCAACGGGAAGCAATGGCATGGGGAATCGCGGATACGTTCCTCATTTCCTCTCTACCATTATTTATTACAATTCCGCTCGTATTGTTGTTTAAGAAGAGAAAGAAAGCGCCGGAAGTACAGGCGAGCTAG
- a CDS encoding efflux RND transporter periplasmic adaptor subunit gives MGRKAKRTKAIAYLLLGAVALSGCTTSAKEATPDAPVSVKVAQAQEGALGGKVYTGTVMPDQKVNIMPKMAGKIIDIPVEVGTRVKKGQVLFRLEDKDLKNAVTKADAAVSAAEASIQTAEAARESGIVQATGGAVQSKNGVLQAKNSMIQAQGAITQANSALEQATHAVEDVNTSFDKAKQALNDATTNHDRMKQLFAQGAVSQVQLDQAETALVNAQAAYRSAEIARTNAQEKVAAAKKSLATAQKAYDNASASYQNANGGYENAQKQVGVAQNTAGIEASRQALKQAQVGANIARDTLSDATVVSPINGIVGAKNAEIGEMVSMQSPVLVVANLDTVTMLTYLPADQVNNVQPGSQVQVKASAFDYVTTGTVKNISPLDEKGKGYPVQITVANPDLKLKSGMLAEVRILAPDARRGIVIPSSAIVKEKDKTYVYVLEGDKAKRVEVKTSGERGAEALVTSGLKKGTRVITSNVALLSDGAKIELSQ, from the coding sequence ATGGGAAGAAAAGCGAAACGGACAAAAGCGATCGCGTATTTATTGCTAGGGGCTGTGGCGCTTTCAGGCTGTACTACTAGTGCCAAGGAAGCAACACCGGACGCACCGGTTTCTGTTAAAGTAGCACAGGCACAAGAAGGTGCGCTAGGCGGTAAAGTATATACAGGAACGGTCATGCCGGATCAAAAAGTAAATATTATGCCCAAAATGGCTGGGAAAATCATAGACATTCCAGTAGAAGTCGGTACGCGAGTGAAAAAAGGACAGGTTCTGTTCCGGCTGGAGGATAAAGACCTGAAGAACGCTGTTACGAAAGCGGATGCGGCGGTTTCAGCGGCAGAAGCAAGCATCCAGACTGCAGAAGCGGCCCGGGAATCCGGTATCGTCCAGGCAACTGGTGGTGCCGTACAGTCGAAAAACGGAGTATTGCAGGCCAAAAATAGCATGATTCAAGCCCAAGGAGCTATCACGCAGGCGAACAGTGCGCTTGAACAGGCGACACACGCAGTAGAAGATGTGAATACTTCTTTTGACAAAGCGAAGCAGGCGCTTAATGATGCTACGACAAATCATGATCGGATGAAGCAATTGTTCGCGCAGGGTGCGGTATCACAGGTTCAGCTCGATCAGGCGGAAACAGCTCTAGTAAATGCTCAGGCGGCCTACCGCAGTGCAGAGATTGCCCGTACGAATGCACAGGAGAAAGTGGCAGCAGCGAAAAAATCGCTCGCGACAGCACAGAAAGCGTATGACAATGCATCAGCCAGCTACCAGAATGCGAATGGTGGCTATGAGAATGCACAGAAACAAGTCGGAGTGGCACAGAATACGGCTGGTATTGAAGCAAGTCGTCAGGCGTTGAAGCAGGCGCAGGTAGGAGCGAATATCGCGCGTGACACACTATCGGACGCGACAGTCGTCTCGCCGATTAACGGTATTGTTGGGGCTAAAAATGCAGAAATCGGCGAAATGGTATCCATGCAGTCCCCGGTATTGGTTGTAGCAAACCTGGACACTGTGACTATGCTAACGTATCTGCCTGCGGATCAGGTTAATAATGTGCAGCCGGGCAGTCAAGTACAGGTCAAAGCGTCTGCCTTCGATTATGTAACGACCGGAACAGTAAAAAACATCAGCCCGCTTGATGAAAAAGGAAAAGGATATCCGGTACAAATCACCGTAGCAAATCCGGATCTGAAATTAAAATCCGGTATGCTGGCGGAGGTGCGCATCCTTGCACCTGATGCACGACGTGGCATCGTAATCCCATCTTCAGCGATTGTAAAAGAAAAAGACAAAACATATGTTTATGTTCTTGAAGGTGACAAAGCAAAACGTGTAGAAGTGAAAACAAGCGGTGAACGAGGCGCAGAGGCGCTAGTAACGAGCGGCTTGAAAAAAGGAACTCGCGTTATCACCAGCAATGTTGCTCTGTTGTCCGACGGGGCTAAAATTGAATTAAGTCAATAA
- a CDS encoding M20/M25/M40 family metallo-hydrolase — protein MKKKWIAIVCCLVLMFTSFVSLAAAKPRTEAGSVAAEHVTRLAESLGDRVAGTEDEKKAAQYIVEELKKVGLQPTLQPFVTKNRAQEEISSQNVIAVKPGKSSKQLIVGAHYDTVKGVQGIDDNGSSVGVLLEVAKQLQDKKTPYTVTFIFFGAEEIGKKGSEYYASQMKPEEIKNTVAMINLDSLIAGDKMYVYGNEGKTGWVREQALDIAKKKKLNVETNPGNNPEYPKGTTGDWSDHAPFQELGIPFGYFEATNWALGDKDGYTQTEKHGAIWHDPQKDNLSFIQAEFPGRMEEHLHTFTILLTELITHIKPPKK, from the coding sequence ATGAAGAAAAAATGGATTGCAATTGTATGTTGTCTAGTGTTGATGTTTACGTCATTTGTTTCCCTGGCTGCAGCAAAACCAAGGACGGAGGCGGGGAGCGTTGCGGCTGAACATGTCACTAGACTGGCCGAAAGCCTTGGGGATCGTGTAGCAGGAACAGAGGATGAGAAGAAGGCTGCGCAATATATCGTAGAAGAATTGAAAAAGGTTGGCTTACAACCTACATTGCAGCCTTTTGTTACAAAGAACAGAGCCCAAGAAGAGATTTCTTCGCAGAATGTAATAGCTGTAAAACCGGGAAAATCCTCCAAACAATTGATTGTAGGGGCCCACTATGACACTGTGAAAGGCGTACAGGGGATAGATGATAATGGTTCAAGCGTAGGCGTGCTGCTTGAAGTGGCGAAACAGCTACAGGATAAAAAAACACCTTATACCGTTACGTTCATTTTCTTCGGTGCCGAGGAGATTGGAAAAAAAGGTTCAGAGTATTATGCGTCGCAAATGAAGCCGGAGGAAATCAAAAATACGGTGGCTATGATTAACCTGGACAGCCTAATTGCCGGGGACAAGATGTATGTATATGGGAATGAAGGTAAAACTGGCTGGGTGAGAGAACAGGCACTGGATATTGCAAAGAAGAAGAAATTGAATGTAGAGACGAATCCGGGAAACAATCCCGAGTACCCGAAGGGGACTACAGGTGACTGGAGTGATCACGCACCTTTTCAGGAGTTAGGCATTCCTTTTGGCTATTTTGAAGCGACAAACTGGGCGCTTGGCGACAAGGATGGGTATACTCAGACGGAGAAGCATGGCGCTATCTGGCATGATCCACAAAAAGATAACCTTTCGTTCATTCAAGCAGAATTTCCTGGAAGGATGGAAGAGCATCTGCACACTTTCACCATACTTTTAACGGAATTGATCACCCATATTAAGCCGCCGAAAAAGTAA
- the hutP gene encoding hut operon transcriptional regulator HutP, with product MSLRIEHRIGKLAMQLALFEEEVEGESFPFALAEKSGYQFCKGKVGSMDAHKVVAAIETAAKKEQIIDGSFYRETHALYHAIIEAMQGVTRGQVQLGTVLRTVGLNFAIIRGKPYDNEREGEWIAVALYGTIGAPVRGLEHETLGLGINHI from the coding sequence GTGTCTTTACGTATTGAACACCGCATCGGCAAACTGGCGATGCAGCTGGCGTTGTTTGAAGAAGAGGTTGAAGGAGAATCATTTCCTTTTGCACTAGCAGAGAAGTCAGGTTATCAGTTCTGCAAAGGGAAAGTAGGCTCCATGGACGCTCATAAGGTTGTCGCGGCCATTGAAACTGCTGCCAAGAAAGAGCAGATTATCGATGGATCGTTTTACCGGGAGACGCACGCGCTGTATCACGCGATTATTGAAGCGATGCAGGGTGTAACGCGCGGCCAGGTACAGCTTGGCACCGTGCTGCGTACGGTCGGACTCAATTTCGCCATCATACGCGGAAAACCGTATGATAATGAACGTGAGGGTGAATGGATCGCCGTAGCGCTGTATGGAACCATCGGTGCACCGGTGCGCGGCCTCGAACACGAGACGCTAGGATTAGGCATTAATCATATTTGA
- the hutH gene encoding histidine ammonia-lyase: protein MIKLNGHSLTLAQVRSVLYDYEPVEASAESLERVEASRRAVEKIVTENKVVYGINTGFGKLSDVLIDQKDVEKLQLNLIRSHACGVGQPFPESVSRAMLLLRANALLKGYSGVRRDVIDCLLAFVNHRIHPVIPEQGSLGASGDLAPLSHLALALVGEGEVFYKGQTVPALSALRAENIQPLTLTAKEGLALINGTQAMTAMGTVTYLEAEQLAYQAELIAAVTMEGLRGITDAFTEEVHIARGYPEQVAVAERMRGYLADSRLTTRQGQLRVQDAYSLRCIPQVHGASWQALGYVKEKLEIEMNAATDNPLIFDEGDKVISGGNFHGQPIALAMDFLKIAVAELANISERRIERMVNPQLSGLPAFLSPQPGLQSGAMILQYCAASLVSENKTLAHPASVDSIPSSANQEDHVSMGTIGARHAHQIVQNCRRVLSIELICALQSAEYQGVEKMASKTKQFHVQARKITAPLKEDRIFSKDIEAVAEFLKQTSVQTITGTSFFKEVS from the coding sequence ATGATCAAATTAAATGGACATTCATTAACGTTAGCACAAGTTCGAAGTGTGCTATATGATTACGAGCCGGTAGAGGCTTCGGCGGAAAGTTTGGAGCGTGTGGAAGCGAGTCGGCGTGCCGTAGAGAAAATCGTAACAGAAAATAAAGTCGTGTATGGCATCAACACCGGATTCGGCAAATTAAGCGATGTTTTAATTGATCAAAAAGATGTAGAGAAGCTGCAATTGAATTTAATTCGCAGTCACGCATGTGGTGTTGGTCAGCCGTTTCCCGAATCGGTATCGCGGGCGATGCTTCTACTCCGGGCGAATGCACTGCTTAAGGGATACTCCGGCGTACGACGGGACGTCATCGATTGCCTGCTGGCATTTGTGAACCATCGCATTCATCCGGTCATTCCCGAGCAGGGATCACTTGGTGCCAGCGGGGATCTGGCGCCTTTATCTCATCTGGCGCTTGCTCTGGTTGGCGAAGGGGAAGTGTTCTATAAAGGGCAAACTGTTCCTGCGCTGAGCGCGCTACGGGCAGAAAATATCCAGCCGCTTACATTGACGGCAAAGGAAGGGTTGGCGCTTATTAACGGTACGCAAGCAATGACTGCAATGGGTACGGTTACCTACCTAGAGGCAGAGCAGCTTGCGTACCAGGCCGAATTAATCGCTGCCGTGACGATGGAAGGGTTGCGTGGTATTACGGATGCATTTACAGAAGAAGTGCATATTGCACGTGGCTATCCGGAGCAGGTCGCAGTGGCAGAGCGGATGCGCGGCTATTTGGCGGATAGCCGACTTACTACAAGACAAGGGCAGCTTCGTGTACAGGACGCGTATTCACTGCGTTGCATTCCGCAGGTGCATGGAGCTTCCTGGCAGGCGCTCGGCTATGTGAAAGAGAAGCTGGAGATTGAGATGAACGCAGCGACTGATAACCCGCTTATTTTTGATGAGGGAGATAAAGTGATTTCTGGTGGCAATTTTCACGGTCAGCCGATTGCGCTTGCGATGGATTTTCTCAAGATCGCAGTAGCGGAGCTGGCCAACATCTCGGAGCGGCGAATTGAGCGTATGGTAAATCCACAGTTAAGCGGCTTACCTGCTTTTCTGAGCCCGCAGCCTGGGCTTCAGTCCGGAGCTATGATTTTGCAATATTGCGCGGCTTCGCTCGTTTCCGAGAATAAAACACTCGCGCATCCGGCCAGCGTCGACTCGATTCCATCTTCCGCTAACCAGGAAGACCACGTCAGTATGGGAACCATCGGGGCCCGTCATGCACACCAGATTGTACAGAACTGTCGAAGAGTGCTGTCCATCGAACTTATTTGTGCACTTCAGTCTGCAGAATATCAGGGGGTTGAGAAAATGGCATCCAAAACAAAACAATTCCACGTACAGGCTCGTAAAATTACAGCACCACTCAAGGAAGATAGGATATTCTCCAAGGATATAGAGGCCGTAGCCGAATTCTTGAAACAAACTTCAGTACAAACGATTACAGGCACATCATTTTTTAAGGAGGTAAGTTAA
- a CDS encoding ABC transporter ATP-binding protein, with protein sequence MIKLENVQKKYPDGYVALKEVNLECNNGEITVFIGPSGCGKTTTMKLINRLIQPSTGKVYVNGKDISDVDPVELRRGIGYVIQSVGLFPHMNIADNIAVVPRLLNWEEERIAKRVDELLNVVGLDPETYRGRYPSELSGGQQQRIGVARALAAEPSVILMDEPFSALDPISREQLQDELIRLQKDIKKTIIFVTHDMDEALKIADKIVLMKDGAVVQQGTPEEILRHPANDFVKEFIGAKRLKQIQEIPTAEEVMIRKAVTAYPTRGLAASIKIMESRKVDSLIVVNEDDELLGYITIYDVLNQFKDENKRVGDIVKPFTHTVTPNTLLTQVIDIVGEHKLAYVPVVSENNTLLGLVTRGSLVGHMSDIYPANGIGV encoded by the coding sequence ATGATTAAGCTGGAAAACGTACAAAAAAAGTACCCAGATGGGTATGTTGCATTAAAAGAAGTGAATTTAGAGTGCAACAATGGCGAAATTACAGTGTTCATCGGTCCGAGTGGTTGCGGAAAAACGACTACAATGAAGTTAATTAATCGATTGATTCAACCCTCCACAGGAAAGGTATACGTGAATGGAAAAGATATTTCTGATGTCGATCCTGTGGAGCTGAGACGGGGAATCGGATATGTCATTCAAAGTGTAGGTCTCTTCCCGCATATGAACATTGCAGATAATATTGCAGTTGTTCCAAGGCTGCTCAATTGGGAAGAGGAGCGTATCGCTAAACGGGTGGATGAATTGTTAAACGTCGTTGGCCTGGACCCCGAAACGTACCGTGGCCGCTATCCTTCGGAATTGAGTGGCGGCCAACAGCAGCGTATAGGGGTTGCCCGCGCACTGGCGGCAGAGCCTTCCGTTATCTTGATGGATGAGCCGTTTAGCGCCCTCGATCCGATTAGCCGCGAACAATTACAGGATGAGCTTATCCGACTGCAAAAGGACATTAAAAAGACGATTATTTTCGTCACGCACGACATGGATGAAGCTTTGAAAATCGCGGATAAAATTGTATTGATGAAGGATGGGGCCGTCGTGCAGCAGGGCACACCTGAGGAAATTTTACGGCATCCTGCCAACGATTTTGTTAAGGAATTCATCGGTGCTAAGCGACTTAAGCAGATTCAGGAAATACCGACCGCAGAAGAAGTCATGATCCGCAAAGCCGTAACAGCTTATCCAACTCGTGGGCTTGCTGCTTCAATTAAGATTATGGAGAGCAGAAAAGTTGATTCGCTCATCGTCGTAAACGAGGACGATGAGTTACTAGGCTATATTACGATTTATGATGTATTGAATCAATTCAAGGATGAGAACAAGCGGGTTGGCGATATTGTTAAGCCGTTTACCCATACGGTAACGCCGAACACTTTGCTAACGCAAGTCATCGACATCGTCGGCGAGCACAAGTTGGCTTATGTACCAGTCGTAAGCGAAAACAATACGCTGCTGGGTTTGGTAACGCGGGGAAGCCTTGTTGGTCATATGTCGGATATTTATCCCGCGAACGGAATCGGGGTGTAA
- a CDS encoding ABC transporter permease: MEKYAQVFVERWHDLYSALIEHIILSASAVLLGCLVAIPLGTFLAKTSIGWVRSLSFTIANIFQTIPSLALLAILIPLLGIGTTPAILALFLYSLMPILQNTYSGFQSIDPGIIEAAKAVGYSSSQRLFKIELPLAIRYIMSGIRLTTVYIISWATLATVIGAGGLGELIVGGLSVYDKPLIFASAVLAMVLALAVDFVLSLFEKKLTKRENSKQNFA, translated from the coding sequence ATGGAGAAGTATGCACAAGTTTTTGTCGAGCGGTGGCACGATCTCTATAGCGCTTTAATCGAGCATATTATTCTTTCTGCGAGCGCGGTTTTGTTGGGCTGTCTGGTCGCCATTCCATTGGGAACATTTTTAGCTAAAACATCTATCGGATGGGTTCGTTCTCTATCATTTACGATTGCGAACATCTTTCAGACCATTCCCAGTTTGGCGCTGCTTGCCATTCTTATTCCTCTGTTGGGGATCGGTACGACACCGGCGATTCTTGCCCTATTTTTATATTCTTTGATGCCGATTCTGCAAAATACGTATTCCGGGTTTCAATCGATTGATCCGGGTATTATAGAGGCGGCAAAAGCGGTTGGATACAGCTCAAGCCAGAGATTGTTTAAAATCGAATTGCCTTTAGCAATCCGGTATATTATGTCGGGAATACGCCTGACCACGGTGTATATTATTAGCTGGGCGACGCTGGCTACCGTTATCGGAGCTGGCGGTTTGGGGGAATTAATCGTCGGTGGACTATCCGTATATGATAAACCGCTGATTTTTGCATCTGCCGTTTTAGCGATGGTATTAGCATTGGCGGTTGACTTCGTACTATCGCTGTTTGAAAAGAAGCTGACGAAACGGGAGAATTCCAAGCAGAATTTCGCTTAA
- a CDS encoding glycine betaine ABC transporter substrate-binding protein translates to MKKITLLAVLLSVLLLLAGCTGGRTIIVGTQTFTETKILGYMYKYLIEDQSDINVKVKTDLLSTPFIINAMKENEIQMGTVYTGEIYNGWFPVEPTKDPKKTLAQAKQGFNKYHGIMWMDPLGFENTYAFTVRKDVAEKYNLKKISDLQSLAQNMKLGVDTSWLERKNDGYKAFTKTYGLSFGQVYPMEINLVYTAVESKDVDIVLAYSSDPRIKEFNLVTLEDDRKFFPPYLASTIMLNEALKQYPEIERAVKPLQGKIDLDTIRTLNAKVDLEKKDPQAVAEEYLKQQGLLK, encoded by the coding sequence ATGAAAAAAATAACGCTGTTAGCTGTCTTACTGTCCGTACTTCTGCTGTTGGCGGGATGTACAGGTGGAAGAACCATCATTGTTGGGACACAGACGTTCACAGAAACAAAGATACTTGGCTATATGTATAAATATTTGATTGAGGATCAGTCTGACATCAACGTAAAAGTGAAAACAGACCTGCTTTCCACTCCGTTTATTATTAATGCAATGAAGGAAAATGAAATACAGATGGGGACAGTATATACAGGTGAGATTTATAATGGATGGTTTCCGGTCGAGCCGACGAAAGATCCGAAAAAAACATTAGCTCAGGCCAAACAGGGGTTTAATAAATATCACGGCATTATGTGGATGGACCCGCTGGGGTTTGAGAATACATATGCGTTCACAGTAAGAAAGGATGTCGCGGAAAAGTATAATCTAAAGAAAATTTCAGACCTTCAGAGCCTTGCACAGAATATGAAGCTGGGAGTAGACACTTCGTGGCTAGAGAGAAAAAATGACGGCTATAAAGCTTTTACCAAAACGTATGGGCTTTCATTCGGACAGGTATATCCGATGGAGATTAACCTTGTCTATACGGCTGTCGAAAGCAAAGATGTGGACATTGTGCTCGCCTATTCATCCGACCCGCGCATTAAAGAATTTAACCTTGTGACGCTGGAGGATGACCGAAAATTTTTTCCACCATACCTAGCTTCGACTATTATGCTGAATGAAGCGCTAAAACAATATCCAGAAATAGAGCGAGCTGTGAAGCCGTTGCAGGGCAAAATCGATCTCGATACGATTCGGACCCTTAATGCGAAAGTGGACCTTGAGAAAAAAGACCCTCAAGCTGTTGCAGAAGAATACCTGAAGCAGCAGGGGCTTTTAAAATAG